From Arachis hypogaea cultivar Tifrunner chromosome 3, arahy.Tifrunner.gnm2.J5K5, whole genome shotgun sequence:
AATATAATGAAATATGAATAAATGAAATTTCTAAATTAGGatgaaaattaacaaaaatacttgataacaaaaaaaattattagcatTAGCATATTCTACATCTCATATAAAAATGAAGCACTCAAGTCCATATTTGACTGTTGTTGTAATTGGTCTTTTATTTGCATTAGCATATTCTACATCTCATACTCATGATCATGAACATTTCCTTCAGTGTCTTCAACTTCAGAACTCCACCTCAATCTCTGAGGTTGTTTACACCCCTTCCAATTCCTCTTACTCCTCTATACTGCAGTTTTCCATTCAAAACCGTAGATTCTTATCCAAAACAACTCCCAAACCCCTAGTCATTGTGACTCCCCTCCATGCTTCCCATGTTCAAGCCACCATAATCTGTTCCCAACTCCATGGCTTGCAGATTCGAACTCGAAGCGGTGGCCATGACCTTGAGGGACTCTCCTATATTTCACAAGTTCcatttgttatcattgatttcATGAAGTACAGAAATATCCAAGTGGATGTAGAAAAAAGAACTGCATGGGCTCAAGCTGGGGCAACTATAGGTGAACTTTACTATAGCATCAGCAAGAAAAGCAAAACTCTGGCTTTTCCAGCAGGTATATGCCCCTCTGTTGGAGTTGGAGGGCACTTCAGTGGTGGTGGCTATGGATACTTGATGCGTAAATATGGCCTTGCTGCTGATAATATAATTGATGCTCACATGGTTGATGTGAAGGGTAGGTTTCTTGACAGAGAAACAATGAGTGAGGATCTTTTCTGGGCCATTAGAGGTGGTGGTGGAGCAAGCTTTGGAGTCATCCTAGCATGGAAGGTCAAACTAGTTCCAGTTCCACCAACTGTGACAGTTTTCAGAGTTGAAAGGACGTTGGAGCAAAATGCAACTATGCTCGTTATGAAGTGGCAGAATGTGGCAATTAAACTTCATAAGGACCTAACCATCAGGCTCGTATTAACGACAAAAGCCAAATTCGAAGCCCTGTTTCTTGGTGGTAAGGATAAACTCATTCCATTGATGCAAGAACGCTTCCCTGAATTGGGTTTGGTCAAGGAAGATTGTACTGAGATGAGTTGGATAGAGTCAACGGTTTACATGGCTGGATCAAGTAGTAAATCCCTTCAAGTTTTGCTGCAAAGAACTCCAAGCCCGCCACAAAGTTACAAAGGGAAATCTGACTTTCTTAAACACCCCATTCCTGAAAGTGGTTTAGAAGGAATATGGCAACTATTTAAGGAGAACGGGGACAAAGATGCACTCATGGAACTAGTTCCTTATGGGGGAATAATGGATGAGATTCCTCAGTCCGAACTTCCATATCCACATAGATCCGGAaacttgtgccttgttggttacCTAGTTCCCTTGCACCAAGAAGACGGAGATGAAGTAGCACAAAGGCACATCGATTGGACGAGGAAGCTTTATAGTTATATGGAACCTTTTGTGTCAAAGTCTCCTAGAAAAGCATATATCAACTATAGAGACCTTGACATTGGGGTGAATAACATTCATGGCTACACATCGTATGAGCAAGCTAGCATTTGGGGTCACAAGtatttcaacaataatttcaaAAGGTTGGCACTTGTCAAGACTAAGGTTGATCCTCTTAACTTCTTTCGGTACGAACAAAGTATACCTACTCTCCTGTTTAAGGCCTAAGGGACACGAGTAGTATAAAAATTTCTTGCTATAAGAGGGTGTAATAATGAGTGgattaataataaatttgtgTGATAGTAATATAACGAAGATGATAATATCTTGATAAATGTTCTTGGCTGTTTATTTAGCATAAAGTTATCTTATTATGCATTCTTTAGTCACAGCTGAAATAATCACAAGTATAGATAATTGGGTGTAATTAAATTTGATCTGATAAATCCAATCTTAATTTATTTGGTCATTGATTTTGGAGTTACGGAATTTTAACTAACCCGATTATCTGATTAGGTTTTTAATTGGAGATATGCTCCAATGAATTCAGCGACTAGCtcgtcaaattttaattttttttgttggggATCATTTTATCAATAATATCTATTAAATATTAGAAAATGTTTGAGTAGCTACTCAAGTTGCTTACTTGCATGCTCCTGCTCCTGCTGGATAGGATCCAAATTATCAGATTGGATGTGGTTTATTTGTCaacatttatattaatatattcgtCAATGCTACTATtcttttcttcctatttttcctTTTCCGTGAATGGTGCAGTAGTTGCGGGAGACTCATTAGATGCATTTGCATGAACAAGTTatcataataatatttataaagagaaatattagaagagtaataaaatttattattttcgacCGATCGTGGTTAGttaatcaataatatttaaaagtgtggattaaaaatatattattaaaatattagattaaaaaaatttgattgatgactaaaaatattgaccaaacataaattttattagtcTATAAGCTTTTTTCTTTAGAAAAATATAGGTAGagaatgaaaatactaaacaatgtgaacaatagatatatcagaTGCTCAATTCAGTAGGTGTGCAGATGattatcctaatattaaaatttaggtggataatttaaaggtgtagtgtgtttttactttattgggcCATTATCTATCTAACAAAGtcttttcttttataaattttagtttgCTAATATTGGCTAcaagaattcaaagaaaaacataatattATACTGTGATGCAACGAGGAGCATAAAGCACGGAAACGGACTCAGCCCTCAACATTTCAGT
This genomic window contains:
- the LOC112734540 gene encoding tetrahydroberberine oxidase-like, giving the protein MKHSSPYLTVVVIGLLFALAYSTSHTHDHEHFLQCLQLQNSTSISEVVYTPSNSSYSSILQFSIQNRRFLSKTTPKPLVIVTPLHASHVQATIICSQLHGLQIRTRSGGHDLEGLSYISQVPFVIIDFMKYRNIQVDVEKRTAWAQAGATIGELYYSISKKSKTLAFPAGICPSVGVGGHFSGGGYGYLMRKYGLAADNIIDAHMVDVKGRFLDRETMSEDLFWAIRGGGGASFGVILAWKVKLVPVPPTVTVFRVERTLEQNATMLVMKWQNVAIKLHKDLTIRLVLTTKAKFEALFLGGKDKLIPLMQERFPELGLVKEDCTEMSWIESTVYMAGSSSKSLQVLLQRTPSPPQSYKGKSDFLKHPIPESGLEGIWQLFKENGDKDALMELVPYGGIMDEIPQSELPYPHRSGNLCLVGYLVPLHQEDGDEVAQRHIDWTRKLYSYMEPFVSKSPRKAYINYRDLDIGVNNIHGYTSYEQASIWGHKYFNNNFKRLALVKTKVDPLNFFRYEQSIPTLLFKA